A genomic stretch from Sporocytophaga myxococcoides DSM 11118 includes:
- a CDS encoding efflux RND transporter periplasmic adaptor subunit — MKKIYFIIASAVLAVSCSEKHAEVHDEKFCLSDTMSRVISIDTVKKQRLANELTLSGKVTANEDKVVKVFPLVGGIIEDLRVELGDYVEKGQTLAIVKSSEIADFEKQLISAESNLSIAQKNFSVTQDMYKAGLASEKEMVMDKKELQKAESELKRIREVFRIYGIQGNSLYTMKAPISGFIIEKNVTENMQYRTENANNFFTISGLEEIWVIANVYETDINKIKVGYDAEIKVLPYPDKVFRGKIDKIFNVLDPATRVMKVRVRMTNKGFELKPEMYAQVIVRYEEGDNSMLAVPSESIVFDKNRNFVMVYTDKCSIETREVEIQQRLNTITYIKSGLKEGERIISNHQLLVYNALNN, encoded by the coding sequence ATGAAAAAAATATATTTTATAATCGCCTCTGCTGTTTTGGCGGTTAGTTGTTCTGAAAAACATGCTGAAGTTCATGATGAAAAGTTTTGTCTGAGCGATACTATGAGTCGTGTGATATCCATTGATACGGTTAAAAAACAAAGACTGGCAAATGAACTTACCTTATCAGGTAAAGTTACCGCAAATGAAGATAAGGTAGTTAAAGTTTTTCCTTTAGTAGGAGGTATTATAGAAGACCTTAGAGTTGAATTAGGTGATTATGTTGAAAAAGGCCAGACCTTGGCAATAGTTAAAAGTAGTGAAATTGCAGATTTTGAAAAGCAATTGATTTCAGCTGAATCAAATCTTTCCATAGCGCAGAAAAACTTTTCAGTAACGCAGGATATGTACAAGGCTGGTCTGGCATCTGAGAAGGAAATGGTTATGGATAAGAAGGAGCTTCAAAAGGCAGAAAGTGAATTGAAAAGGATCAGAGAGGTCTTCAGAATTTATGGTATTCAGGGTAATTCTTTATATACAATGAAGGCCCCTATTTCAGGGTTCATTATCGAAAAAAATGTTACTGAAAACATGCAGTATAGAACTGAAAATGCGAATAATTTCTTTACTATTTCCGGTTTAGAAGAAATATGGGTTATTGCTAATGTTTACGAGACGGATATCAATAAGATAAAGGTTGGTTATGATGCTGAGATAAAAGTACTTCCTTATCCTGATAAGGTATTTAGAGGAAAGATAGATAAGATTTTTAATGTTCTTGATCCGGCTACACGTGTGATGAAGGTAAGGGTTAGAATGACCAATAAAGGCTTTGAATTAAAACCTGAAATGTATGCACAAGTAATTGTGAGGTATGAAGAAGGTGATAATTCCATGCTTGCCGTTCCATCTGAAAGCATTGTTTTTGATAAAAACAGAAACTTTGTGATGGTATACACTGACAAGTGTTCTATAGAAACCAGAGAGGTAGAGATTCAACAAAGACTGAATACGATTACTTACATCAAAAGTGGCCTGAAAGAAGGCGAGAGAATCATCTCAAATCATCAGCTATTGGTTTATAATGCGCTCAATAATTAA
- a CDS encoding efflux RND transporter permease subunit, translating into MKRFIGNIVGFSLKHKFFVFFATLVLIIAGIFSYLNTPIEAFPDVTNARVQIITQWPGRSAEEVEKFITIPIEVEMNSVPGKTSLRSISLFGLSVVTMIFDDDVDDFTARQNAINRLMNVNLPDGVDPEMQPPYGPTGEIFRYTLQSKTKDVRELKTIQDWIIDRNLKGVHGIADVVSFGGEVKSYELSINPDLLKNYDLTALDVYDAVTKSNMNVGGDVIEKNDQAYVVRGIGQLKNIADIENIIIDDINGTPIFVKNVAKVREYHLPKLGYVSRDTTKNLVEGIVIMRKAENPSIVLAGLKEKISELNDYILPNDVKIVPFYDRSTLIGFTTHTVTKNLIEGIVLVTVIVFIFMADWRTTITVSIIIPLALLFAFMCMRIKGMSANLLSMGAIDFGIIIDGAVVMVEGLFVMLDHKANKFGMERFNKLAKMGWVKATGAELGKSIFFSKLIIITALLPIFSFQKVEGKMFSPLAWTLGFALLGALIYTLTLVPVLSQILLNKNVREKHNFFVEFVNNAVTKAFSFVLKHKKVSFMTSLGALGIGLFSFTFLGSEFLPQLNEGAVYIRASMPMSSSLNESISMTNKIRKSISSFDEVNAVMSQTGRPNDGTDPTGFFNIEFHVDLKPKEKWERKISKDELITEMKNKLAVYQGISFNFSQPIMDNVEEAVSGVKGSMAVKIFGDDFGRLEELGEQVNKILSGVEGIEDLGIIRLVGQPEMRIELNQQKMAIYGVRTEDAQRVIEMAIGGKTASKMYEGEKKFDIVIRYLPQFRKTEEQIANITVPTIHGNRVLLKELAEIHPETGPAFVYREGNHRFIAVKFSVRGRDLGSTIKEAQEKVQKTVKLDKGMKVEWKGEFENQVRATKRLGQVVPLSILLIFLILFVTFGNLKDAVLVLLNVPFALIGGIWALLITNTNFSISAGVGFIALFGICIQNGVILTTVFKNNLREGMSLADTLVEGVRSRIRPVVMTAMMAALGLLPAALSTGIGSETQKPLAIVVIGGLITATVLTLLIFPLIFEWVYKRNMDFERQLD; encoded by the coding sequence ATGAAACGGTTTATTGGAAATATAGTAGGGTTTTCCTTAAAACATAAATTCTTTGTTTTTTTCGCAACCTTAGTATTGATTATTGCAGGTATATTCAGCTATCTGAATACTCCTATAGAAGCATTCCCAGATGTTACTAACGCCAGGGTTCAGATTATTACACAATGGCCTGGAAGAAGTGCTGAGGAGGTTGAAAAGTTCATTACCATACCTATTGAGGTTGAAATGAATTCTGTTCCGGGTAAGACCAGCTTAAGGTCAATTTCTCTTTTCGGATTGTCGGTAGTTACTATGATATTCGATGATGATGTTGATGATTTTACCGCGAGGCAGAATGCGATCAACCGTCTTATGAATGTGAACCTCCCAGATGGTGTGGATCCTGAGATGCAACCGCCTTATGGTCCTACAGGTGAAATATTCAGATATACGCTTCAAAGTAAAACAAAAGATGTCAGAGAGCTAAAAACCATTCAGGACTGGATCATCGACAGAAATTTAAAAGGTGTACATGGTATAGCTGATGTAGTGAGCTTTGGAGGGGAAGTTAAAAGCTATGAACTAAGTATCAATCCGGATTTATTGAAGAACTATGATCTTACGGCTCTTGATGTTTATGATGCAGTTACAAAGAGTAACATGAATGTTGGGGGAGATGTAATTGAAAAGAATGATCAGGCCTATGTGGTTAGAGGTATTGGACAGCTGAAGAACATAGCCGATATTGAAAATATTATTATCGATGACATTAATGGTACACCTATTTTCGTAAAGAATGTTGCAAAGGTTCGTGAGTATCATCTTCCAAAGCTTGGATATGTTTCCAGAGATACTACAAAAAACCTTGTAGAGGGGATTGTAATCATGAGAAAGGCCGAAAATCCAAGTATAGTGCTTGCAGGACTTAAAGAGAAAATAAGCGAACTTAATGACTACATACTTCCTAATGATGTCAAGATTGTACCATTCTATGACCGGTCTACACTTATAGGTTTTACAACACATACAGTTACGAAAAACCTTATCGAAGGGATAGTCCTGGTTACTGTTATAGTATTTATTTTCATGGCCGACTGGCGAACTACTATTACAGTCTCCATTATTATTCCGTTGGCATTATTGTTCGCATTTATGTGTATGCGGATCAAAGGTATGTCTGCAAACCTCTTATCTATGGGGGCCATAGACTTTGGTATTATCATAGATGGCGCCGTTGTGATGGTCGAAGGATTGTTTGTAATGCTTGATCATAAGGCCAATAAATTCGGCATGGAACGTTTTAACAAACTGGCCAAGATGGGTTGGGTGAAAGCAACAGGCGCTGAATTAGGTAAGTCCATCTTCTTTTCAAAATTGATCATTATCACTGCGCTTCTACCTATATTCTCATTCCAAAAGGTGGAAGGTAAAATGTTTTCACCATTGGCCTGGACTTTGGGATTTGCACTTCTTGGTGCATTGATTTATACCCTTACTCTGGTGCCTGTTCTGAGTCAGATCTTGTTAAACAAAAACGTTAGAGAGAAACATAATTTCTTTGTTGAATTTGTCAACAATGCTGTAACGAAGGCTTTTTCATTTGTTTTAAAACATAAGAAAGTTAGTTTCATGACCTCACTTGGTGCGCTGGGGATAGGTTTGTTTTCGTTCACATTCCTTGGCTCGGAATTCTTGCCGCAGTTGAACGAGGGGGCCGTTTACATCAGAGCAAGCATGCCAATGAGCTCATCATTGAATGAATCGATTTCTATGACTAATAAAATCCGTAAATCTATTTCATCTTTTGATGAAGTAAATGCGGTGATGAGTCAGACAGGCAGACCTAATGATGGTACAGACCCGACCGGATTCTTTAATATTGAGTTTCACGTTGATTTGAAGCCAAAGGAAAAATGGGAAAGAAAAATCAGTAAGGATGAGTTAATCACTGAAATGAAGAATAAGCTTGCTGTTTATCAAGGTATCAGCTTTAACTTCTCTCAGCCAATTATGGATAACGTGGAAGAAGCTGTTTCAGGAGTGAAAGGGTCTATGGCGGTTAAGATTTTTGGTGATGATTTTGGAAGATTGGAAGAGCTTGGTGAACAAGTTAATAAAATACTATCTGGTGTTGAAGGTATAGAAGACCTTGGTATAATAAGACTTGTTGGTCAGCCTGAAATGCGCATTGAGCTCAATCAGCAAAAGATGGCCATATATGGTGTTAGAACTGAAGATGCACAGCGTGTTATAGAAATGGCGATTGGAGGCAAGACTGCATCAAAGATGTATGAAGGAGAAAAGAAATTTGATATTGTTATAAGGTACCTGCCACAATTCAGAAAGACAGAAGAACAGATTGCTAATATTACTGTTCCTACAATTCATGGTAACAGAGTGTTGTTAAAAGAGCTTGCGGAGATTCACCCGGAGACTGGTCCGGCATTCGTATATAGAGAGGGTAATCACAGATTTATTGCAGTAAAATTTTCAGTTAGAGGAAGAGACCTTGGAAGCACTATCAAAGAGGCGCAGGAGAAAGTTCAGAAAACAGTGAAGCTTGACAAGGGAATGAAAGTAGAATGGAAGGGTGAATTTGAAAACCAAGTAAGAGCAACAAAACGACTTGGACAGGTTGTACCACTTAGTATTCTTTTGATCTTCCTTATTCTGTTTGTAACCTTCGGGAACCTGAAAGATGCTGTGCTTGTGCTGTTGAATGTGCCGTTTGCATTGATTGGTGGAATCTGGGCATTGCTTATCACAAATACTAACTTTAGTATCTCTGCAGGTGTCGGATTCATTGCATTGTTTGGTATATGTATTCAGAATGGAGTTATTCTTACTACTGTTTTTAAGAATAATTTAAGAGAGGGAATGTCATTGGCGGATACACTTGTAGAAGGGGTTAGGTCAAGAATAAGGCCAGTAGTCATGACAGCTATGATGGCGGCTCTCGGACTTTTACCTGCAGCGTTATCAACTGGCATCGGCTCAGAGACTCAAAAACCTCTTGCCATAGTAGTAATAGGTGGTTTGATAACAGCTACAGTTCTTACACTCCTTATATTCCCTTTAATATTCGAGTGGGTATATAAGAGAAATATGGATTTTGAAAGACAGTTAGATTAA